A single genomic interval of Sander lucioperca isolate FBNREF2018 chromosome 9, SLUC_FBN_1.2, whole genome shotgun sequence harbors:
- the zte38 gene encoding zebrafish testis-expressed 38, whose amino-acid sequence MAAGKMCIRKSKEETAEWTGLFLNDLKTKQESLVFVKRMMAVAVSSITYLRGIFPEDAYRSRYLEDLCIKVLREDCNTPGASKVVKWMMGCFDALEKQYLQIVFIGVYTNPDEPNCIIESYQFKFKYTEKGPEMDILRNNDVEMQVTLEDTKRASVLLIRKLFLLMQNLDALPNNVYLTMKLYYYDDVTPADYQPPGFKEGECDSLWFEGMAVHFKVGEVQTAFHTLRVRVSAEQGWLEKLQKGNQLTEAKQVSQRNCPEREAIKDPRKQTYGEEDLPSEDESAQFKKPKRPLAKRKAAAKNLSRKKRRF is encoded by the exons atggcAGCCGGGAAGATGTGCATCAGGAAGAGCAAGGAGGAGACGGCTGAG TGGACAGGATTATTCCTGAATGACTTGAAAACAAAGCAAGAGTCCCTTGTCTTCGTCAAGAGGATGATGGCTGTGGCAGTCTCTTCCATCACCTACCTCAGAGGGATTTTTCCAGAGGACGCCTACAGATCCAGATATCTGGAAG ATTTGTGCATCAAAGTTTTGCGTGAAGACTGCAACACCCCTGGTGCCAGCAAAGTTGTGAAATG GATGATGGGCTGCTTTGATGCATTAGAGAAGCAGTAT CTCCAGATTGTATTCATTGGG GTGTACACCAATCCAGATGAACCTAAT TGCATTATTGAGTCATACCAGTTCAAATTCAAATACACTGAGAAGGGGCCAGAGATGGACATACTCAG GAACAATGATGTGGAGATGCAGGTGACATTGGAGGACACCAAGAGAGCCTCGGTGCTGCTCATCAGGAAGCTCTTCCTGCTTATGCAGAACCTGGATGCCCTCCCCAACAACGTGTACCTCACCATGAAGCTCTACTATTATGATGATG TCACCCCTGCTGACTACCAACCACCAGGCTTTAAGGAGGGCGAATGTGACAGCCTCTGGTTTGAAGGCATGGCTGTGCACTTCAAGGTGGGAGAGGTGCAGACAGCATTCCACACCTTGAGAGTGCGCGTGTCAGCAGAACAAGGCTGGCTGGAGAAGCTTCAAAAGGGGAACCAACTGACGGAAGCCAAGCAGGTTTCTCAGAGAAATTGTCCAGAGAGGGAAGCGATTAAG GACCCTCGAAAGCAAACATACGGCGAAGAGGATCTACCTTCTGAAGATG AGTCTGCACAGTTCAAGAAACCAAAGAGACCCCTGGCAAAA AGAAAGGCAGCTGCCAAAAATCTGTCGAGGAAGAAAAGAAGATTTTAG
- the prdx1 gene encoding peroxiredoxin-1 has product MAAGKAQIGKLAPDFTAKAVMPDGQFNDVKLSDYRGKYVIFFFYPLDFTFVCPTEIIAFSDAAEDFRKIGCEIIAASVDSHFSHFAWTNTPRKQGGLGAMKIPLVSDTRRTISTDYGVLKEDEGIAYRGLFIIDDKGILRQITINDLPVGRSVDETMRLVQAFQFTDKHGEVCPAGWKPGSDTIKPDVQKSKDFFSKQ; this is encoded by the exons ATGGCTGCAGGCAAGGCTCAAATTGGAAAGCTGGCCCCAGACTTCACAGCTAAGGCGGTGATGCCAGACGGACAGTTCAACGACGTGAAGCTGTCAGACTACAGAG GGAAATATGTTATCTTTTTCTTCTATCCACTGGACTTCACCTTTGTGTGTCCAACTGAGATCATCGCTTTCAGTGATGCAGCCGAAGACTTCAGGAAGATCGGCTGTGAGATCATCGCCGCCTCTGTTGACTCACACTTTTCCCATTTCGCATG GACCAACACACCACGAAAGCAGGGCGGTCTGGGTGCCATGAAGATTCCCCTAGTATCTGACACACGGCGCACCATCTCCACAGATTATGGTGTCCTAAAGGAGGATGAGGGCATTGCCTACAG ggGTCTGTTCATCATTGACGACAAGGGCATCCTGAGACAGATCACCATCAACGACCTCCCGGTTGGACGCTCTGTTGACGAGACTATGCGTTTGGTCCAAGCCTTTCAGTTCACTGACAAGCACGGAGAAG TCTGCCCAGCCGGCTGGAAACCAGGAAGTGACACCATCAAGCCTGACGTCCAGAAGAGCAAAGACTTCTTCTCCAAGCAGTAA
- the LOC116045794 gene encoding histone-binding protein N1/N2-like isoform X3, with the protein MEEANKLIGTGKKHLVMGKVVEAVSALQEACGMLAKKYGDTADECGEAFFWCGKALLDLARMENSVLGNALEGVPEDDEDKPKDSNVDSTENIDEKTRDELRVQVYDAMAEKKNEDKVEEKKAEDQEKKAEDQEKKAEDQEKKAEDQEKKGDVEKAEGCDEQQNSKKKDEEKNSEVNGSKSESKDKVENDMEAQKESGDKEEKTEDDEEEEEDCDVEMEVDAEEQGDGAAEKDSDDDEEEEVGNLQLAWEMLEVAKVIYKRKEAKEDQLMAAQTHLKLGEVSSESGNYTQALEDFQECLKLQVKHLDSDSRLLAETHYQLGLTYSLDLQYSQAIEELKSSISVIRSRLDKLQELLDKAEGPEALPDERKEMEELKTLLPEIQDKVEDATEGLKSALDGGSTSSAFPGSTVQNGDSSSSSKINSTSTNEVSSTNEQASTTPVSNISHLVRKKRKPEESPVKEGVKKVKQNDGQTNGVHKANGDTNGHTDSTEVKSQ; encoded by the exons ATGGAGGAGGCCAACAAACTAATCGGCACGGGCAAGAAGCACCTGGTGATGGGGAAGGTGGTGGAGGCAGTGAGCGCCCTGCAGGAGGCCTGCGGCATGCT AGCTAAAAAGTATGGAGACACAGCAGACGAGTGTGGAGAGGCTTTCTTCTGGTGTGGTAAAGCGCTGCTGGATTTGGCACG GATGGAGAACTCTGTCCTAGGTAATGCTCTGGAAGGAGTACCGGAGGATGATGAAGATAAACCCAAGGACTCCAATGTTGACAGCACAGAAAACATTGATG AAAAGACTAGAGATGAGCTGAGAGTTCAGGTGTACGACGCcatggcagaaaaaaaaaatgaagacaagGTTGAAGAGAAGAAGGCTGAAGACCAAGAGAAGAAGGCTGAAGACCAAGAGAAGAAGGCTGAAGACCAAGAGAAGAAGGCTGAAGACCAAGAGAAGAAGGGTGACGTAGAAAAGGCTGAGGGTTGTGATGAGCAACAGAACAGTAAAAAGAAAGATGAGGAAAAGAACAGCGAGGTTAATGGAAGCAAATCTGAAAGTAAAGACAAGGTAGAAAACGACATGGAAGCCCAGAAAGAATCTGGAGATAAGGAAGAGAAAACAGAAG atgatgaggaggaggaagaagactGTGATGTAGAAATGGAGGTCGATGCAGAAGAGCAAGGAGATGGCGCTGCTGAGAAG gacagtgatgatgatgaggaggaggaggtgggaaaCCTGCAGCTTGCGTGGGAGATGTTGGAAGTAGCTAAAGTCATCTACAAAAG gaaAGAGGCTAAGGAGGATCAACTCATGGCAGCCCAGACTCACTTGAAACTGGGCGAAGTTTCTTCTGAATCAG GAAATTACACGCAGGCGTTAGAGGATTTCCAGGAGTGTCTGAAGCTGCAGGTGAAGCACCTGGACTCAGACAGCCGTCTGCTTGCTGAGACTCACTACCAGCTAGGTCTGACCTACAGCTTGGATCTCCAGTACAGCCAGGCCATCGAGGAGCTGAAGAGCTCCATCTCTGTCATCAGGAGCAGGCTGG ACAAACTGCAGGAGCTGCTGGACAAGGCTGAGGGCCCAGAGGCGCTGCCAGATGAGAGGAAGGagatggaggagctgaagaCTCTGCTGCCAGAGATCCAGGACAAGGTGGAGGACGCCACAGAGGGTCTGAAGAGTGCACTG GACGGAGGCTCTACTTCCTCTGCATTCCCTGGCTCCACTGTGCAGAATGGGGACTCCTCATCCAGCTCAAAG ATTAACAGCACGTCAACCAACGAAGTCAGCTCTACCAACGAACAAGCCTCCACAACTCCAGTCTCTAACATCTCCCACCTGGTCAGGAAGAAG AGGAAACCAGAGGAGAGTCCAGTGAAGGAGGGCGTTAAGAAGGTGAAGCAGAATGACGGTCAGACCAACGGTGTTCACAAAGCCAACGGAGACACTAATGGACACACAGACAGTACGGAAGTCAAGAG TCAGTGA
- the LOC116045794 gene encoding histone-binding protein N1/N2-like isoform X1 → MEEANKLIGTGKKHLVMGKVVEAVSALQEACGMLAKKYGDTADECGEAFFWCGKALLDLARMENSVLGNALEGVPEDDEDKPKDSNVDSTENIDEKTRDELRVQVYDAMAEKKNEDKVEEKKAEDQEKKAEDQEKKAEDQEKKAEDQEKKGDVEKAEGCDEQQNSKKKDEEKNSEVNGSKSESKDKVENDMEAQKESGDKEEKTEDDDDDEEEEEDCDVEMEVDAEEQGDGAAEKDSDDDEEEEVGNLQLAWEMLEVAKVIYKRKEAKEDQLMAAQTHLKLGEVSSESGNYTQALEDFQECLKLQVKHLDSDSRLLAETHYQLGLTYSLDLQYSQAIEELKSSISVIRSRLDKLQELLDKAEGPEALPDERKEMEELKTLLPEIQDKVEDATEGLKSALDGGSTSSAFPGSTVQNGDSSSSSKINSTSTNEVSSTNEQASTTPVSNISHLVRKKRKPEESPVKEGVKKVKQNDGQTNGVHKANGDTNGHTDSTEVKSQ, encoded by the exons ATGGAGGAGGCCAACAAACTAATCGGCACGGGCAAGAAGCACCTGGTGATGGGGAAGGTGGTGGAGGCAGTGAGCGCCCTGCAGGAGGCCTGCGGCATGCT AGCTAAAAAGTATGGAGACACAGCAGACGAGTGTGGAGAGGCTTTCTTCTGGTGTGGTAAAGCGCTGCTGGATTTGGCACG GATGGAGAACTCTGTCCTAGGTAATGCTCTGGAAGGAGTACCGGAGGATGATGAAGATAAACCCAAGGACTCCAATGTTGACAGCACAGAAAACATTGATG AAAAGACTAGAGATGAGCTGAGAGTTCAGGTGTACGACGCcatggcagaaaaaaaaaatgaagacaagGTTGAAGAGAAGAAGGCTGAAGACCAAGAGAAGAAGGCTGAAGACCAAGAGAAGAAGGCTGAAGACCAAGAGAAGAAGGCTGAAGACCAAGAGAAGAAGGGTGACGTAGAAAAGGCTGAGGGTTGTGATGAGCAACAGAACAGTAAAAAGAAAGATGAGGAAAAGAACAGCGAGGTTAATGGAAGCAAATCTGAAAGTAAAGACAAGGTAGAAAACGACATGGAAGCCCAGAAAGAATCTGGAGATAAGGAAGAGAAAACAGAAG atgatgatgatgatgaggaggaggaagaagactGTGATGTAGAAATGGAGGTCGATGCAGAAGAGCAAGGAGATGGCGCTGCTGAGAAG gacagtgatgatgatgaggaggaggaggtgggaaaCCTGCAGCTTGCGTGGGAGATGTTGGAAGTAGCTAAAGTCATCTACAAAAG gaaAGAGGCTAAGGAGGATCAACTCATGGCAGCCCAGACTCACTTGAAACTGGGCGAAGTTTCTTCTGAATCAG GAAATTACACGCAGGCGTTAGAGGATTTCCAGGAGTGTCTGAAGCTGCAGGTGAAGCACCTGGACTCAGACAGCCGTCTGCTTGCTGAGACTCACTACCAGCTAGGTCTGACCTACAGCTTGGATCTCCAGTACAGCCAGGCCATCGAGGAGCTGAAGAGCTCCATCTCTGTCATCAGGAGCAGGCTGG ACAAACTGCAGGAGCTGCTGGACAAGGCTGAGGGCCCAGAGGCGCTGCCAGATGAGAGGAAGGagatggaggagctgaagaCTCTGCTGCCAGAGATCCAGGACAAGGTGGAGGACGCCACAGAGGGTCTGAAGAGTGCACTG GACGGAGGCTCTACTTCCTCTGCATTCCCTGGCTCCACTGTGCAGAATGGGGACTCCTCATCCAGCTCAAAG ATTAACAGCACGTCAACCAACGAAGTCAGCTCTACCAACGAACAAGCCTCCACAACTCCAGTCTCTAACATCTCCCACCTGGTCAGGAAGAAG AGGAAACCAGAGGAGAGTCCAGTGAAGGAGGGCGTTAAGAAGGTGAAGCAGAATGACGGTCAGACCAACGGTGTTCACAAAGCCAACGGAGACACTAATGGACACACAGACAGTACGGAAGTCAAGAG TCAGTGA
- the LOC116045794 gene encoding histone-binding protein N1/N2-like isoform X4: MEEANKLIGTGKKHLVMGKVVEAVSALQEACGMLAKKYGDTADECGEAFFWCGKALLDLARMENSVLGNALEGVPEDDEDKPKDSNVDSTENIDEKTRDELRVQVYDAMAEKKNEDKVEEKKAEDQEKKAEDQEKKAEDQEKKAEDQEKKGDVEKAEGCDEQQNSKKKDEEKNSEVNGSKSESKDKVENDMEAQKESGDKEEKTEDDDDDEEEEEDCDVEMEVDAEEQGDGAAEKDSDDDEEEEVGNLQLAWEMLEVAKVIYKRKEAKEDQLMAAQTHLKLGEVSSESGNYTQALEDFQECLKLQVKHLDSDSRLLAETHYQLGLTYSLDLQYSQAIEELKSSISVIRSRLDKLQELLDKAEGPEALPDERKEMEELKTLLPEIQDKVEDATEGLKSALINSTSTNEVSSTNEQASTTPVSNISHLVRKKRKPEESPVKEGVKKVKQNDGQTNGVHKANGDTNGHTDSTEVKSQ, translated from the exons ATGGAGGAGGCCAACAAACTAATCGGCACGGGCAAGAAGCACCTGGTGATGGGGAAGGTGGTGGAGGCAGTGAGCGCCCTGCAGGAGGCCTGCGGCATGCT AGCTAAAAAGTATGGAGACACAGCAGACGAGTGTGGAGAGGCTTTCTTCTGGTGTGGTAAAGCGCTGCTGGATTTGGCACG GATGGAGAACTCTGTCCTAGGTAATGCTCTGGAAGGAGTACCGGAGGATGATGAAGATAAACCCAAGGACTCCAATGTTGACAGCACAGAAAACATTGATG AAAAGACTAGAGATGAGCTGAGAGTTCAGGTGTACGACGCcatggcagaaaaaaaaaatgaagacaagGTTGAAGAGAAGAAGGCTGAAGACCAAGAGAAGAAGGCTGAAGACCAAGAGAAGAAGGCTGAAGACCAAGAGAAGAAGGCTGAAGACCAAGAGAAGAAGGGTGACGTAGAAAAGGCTGAGGGTTGTGATGAGCAACAGAACAGTAAAAAGAAAGATGAGGAAAAGAACAGCGAGGTTAATGGAAGCAAATCTGAAAGTAAAGACAAGGTAGAAAACGACATGGAAGCCCAGAAAGAATCTGGAGATAAGGAAGAGAAAACAGAAG atgatgatgatgatgaggaggaggaagaagactGTGATGTAGAAATGGAGGTCGATGCAGAAGAGCAAGGAGATGGCGCTGCTGAGAAG gacagtgatgatgatgaggaggaggaggtgggaaaCCTGCAGCTTGCGTGGGAGATGTTGGAAGTAGCTAAAGTCATCTACAAAAG gaaAGAGGCTAAGGAGGATCAACTCATGGCAGCCCAGACTCACTTGAAACTGGGCGAAGTTTCTTCTGAATCAG GAAATTACACGCAGGCGTTAGAGGATTTCCAGGAGTGTCTGAAGCTGCAGGTGAAGCACCTGGACTCAGACAGCCGTCTGCTTGCTGAGACTCACTACCAGCTAGGTCTGACCTACAGCTTGGATCTCCAGTACAGCCAGGCCATCGAGGAGCTGAAGAGCTCCATCTCTGTCATCAGGAGCAGGCTGG ACAAACTGCAGGAGCTGCTGGACAAGGCTGAGGGCCCAGAGGCGCTGCCAGATGAGAGGAAGGagatggaggagctgaagaCTCTGCTGCCAGAGATCCAGGACAAGGTGGAGGACGCCACAGAGGGTCTGAAGAGTGCACTG ATTAACAGCACGTCAACCAACGAAGTCAGCTCTACCAACGAACAAGCCTCCACAACTCCAGTCTCTAACATCTCCCACCTGGTCAGGAAGAAG AGGAAACCAGAGGAGAGTCCAGTGAAGGAGGGCGTTAAGAAGGTGAAGCAGAATGACGGTCAGACCAACGGTGTTCACAAAGCCAACGGAGACACTAATGGACACACAGACAGTACGGAAGTCAAGAG TCAGTGA
- the LOC116045794 gene encoding histone-binding protein N1/N2-like isoform X2 — protein MEEANKLIGTGKKHLVMGKVVEAVSALQEACGMLAKKYGDTADECGEAFFWCGKALLDLARMENSVLGNALEGVPEDDEDKPKDSNVDSTENIDEKTRDELRVQVYDAMAEKKNEDKVEEKKAEDQEKKAEDQEKKAEDQEKKAEDQEKKGDVEKAEGCDEQQNSKKKDEEKNSEVNGSKSESKDKVENDMEAQKESGDKEEKTEDDDDEEEEEDCDVEMEVDAEEQGDGAAEKDSDDDEEEEVGNLQLAWEMLEVAKVIYKRKEAKEDQLMAAQTHLKLGEVSSESGNYTQALEDFQECLKLQVKHLDSDSRLLAETHYQLGLTYSLDLQYSQAIEELKSSISVIRSRLDKLQELLDKAEGPEALPDERKEMEELKTLLPEIQDKVEDATEGLKSALDGGSTSSAFPGSTVQNGDSSSSSKINSTSTNEVSSTNEQASTTPVSNISHLVRKKRKPEESPVKEGVKKVKQNDGQTNGVHKANGDTNGHTDSTEVKSQ, from the exons ATGGAGGAGGCCAACAAACTAATCGGCACGGGCAAGAAGCACCTGGTGATGGGGAAGGTGGTGGAGGCAGTGAGCGCCCTGCAGGAGGCCTGCGGCATGCT AGCTAAAAAGTATGGAGACACAGCAGACGAGTGTGGAGAGGCTTTCTTCTGGTGTGGTAAAGCGCTGCTGGATTTGGCACG GATGGAGAACTCTGTCCTAGGTAATGCTCTGGAAGGAGTACCGGAGGATGATGAAGATAAACCCAAGGACTCCAATGTTGACAGCACAGAAAACATTGATG AAAAGACTAGAGATGAGCTGAGAGTTCAGGTGTACGACGCcatggcagaaaaaaaaaatgaagacaagGTTGAAGAGAAGAAGGCTGAAGACCAAGAGAAGAAGGCTGAAGACCAAGAGAAGAAGGCTGAAGACCAAGAGAAGAAGGCTGAAGACCAAGAGAAGAAGGGTGACGTAGAAAAGGCTGAGGGTTGTGATGAGCAACAGAACAGTAAAAAGAAAGATGAGGAAAAGAACAGCGAGGTTAATGGAAGCAAATCTGAAAGTAAAGACAAGGTAGAAAACGACATGGAAGCCCAGAAAGAATCTGGAGATAAGGAAGAGAAAACAGAAG atgatgatgatgaggaggaggaagaagactGTGATGTAGAAATGGAGGTCGATGCAGAAGAGCAAGGAGATGGCGCTGCTGAGAAG gacagtgatgatgatgaggaggaggaggtgggaaaCCTGCAGCTTGCGTGGGAGATGTTGGAAGTAGCTAAAGTCATCTACAAAAG gaaAGAGGCTAAGGAGGATCAACTCATGGCAGCCCAGACTCACTTGAAACTGGGCGAAGTTTCTTCTGAATCAG GAAATTACACGCAGGCGTTAGAGGATTTCCAGGAGTGTCTGAAGCTGCAGGTGAAGCACCTGGACTCAGACAGCCGTCTGCTTGCTGAGACTCACTACCAGCTAGGTCTGACCTACAGCTTGGATCTCCAGTACAGCCAGGCCATCGAGGAGCTGAAGAGCTCCATCTCTGTCATCAGGAGCAGGCTGG ACAAACTGCAGGAGCTGCTGGACAAGGCTGAGGGCCCAGAGGCGCTGCCAGATGAGAGGAAGGagatggaggagctgaagaCTCTGCTGCCAGAGATCCAGGACAAGGTGGAGGACGCCACAGAGGGTCTGAAGAGTGCACTG GACGGAGGCTCTACTTCCTCTGCATTCCCTGGCTCCACTGTGCAGAATGGGGACTCCTCATCCAGCTCAAAG ATTAACAGCACGTCAACCAACGAAGTCAGCTCTACCAACGAACAAGCCTCCACAACTCCAGTCTCTAACATCTCCCACCTGGTCAGGAAGAAG AGGAAACCAGAGGAGAGTCCAGTGAAGGAGGGCGTTAAGAAGGTGAAGCAGAATGACGGTCAGACCAACGGTGTTCACAAAGCCAACGGAGACACTAATGGACACACAGACAGTACGGAAGTCAAGAG TCAGTGA
- the gpbp1l1 gene encoding vasculin-like protein 1 isoform X1, with product MAQHDFVPAWLNFSTPQPAKSPAANLEKQGEPHHHRDGRTAVSRRRHNSSDGFFNNGSLRAPAGDGWQQPSLLLRHDSVDSGVAKGGHGGLAGGSCWKETPSWHGAPRGTQDGHHHHQGRHPKRVGVDRDRQTGHRQRNGNFHPRKGASYQDKFPKEERKDGKDDKLKFVEEDFPSLNPETTGKPGTQMRAVAPHAGVWENPPNGKQMVSKMLVIKKVSKEDPSAAFSAGFATAGNLSTNGSKAPIAGSSIYKNLVPKPAVAPTKSTQWKSGGREITKSGLHMPGRDSVFTSPVSAAKPSTPVSAPQHNTPKEHPSSTTPPIDIAPSRLKLMRRGPDRKSEFLRALKDEGTGELTTSSSPGTSGECVVLLCEYSQGESSTPEPKAYSEEVCHENGLSYSLSDSDTDHLSSSLEAEHRLLKAMGWQEYPENDDNFLPLTEDELREFQTKTEQLKRNGMQRNGALPRARGVTLHFTPWRSVAEANVEEGSESETSSSSQTSDDDDCIKS from the exons ATGGCGCAGCATGACTTTGTCCCTGCCTGGCTTAACTTCTCCACGCCCCAGCCTGCcaag TCCCCTGCTGCCAACCTTGAGAAACAAGGTGAGCCCCACCACCACAGAGACGGCAGAACCGCTGTAAGCCGCCGTCGCCACAACTCCTCTGATGGCTTCTTTAACAACGGCTCCCTGCGTGCTCCAGCAG GTGATGGATGGCAGCAGCCCTCTCTGCTTCTGAGGCATGACTCAGTGGACTCGGGGGTGGCCAAAGGAGGGCATGGTGGGCTGGCAGGGGGCTCCTGTTGGAAGGAAACACCCAGCTGGCACGGAGCGCCGCGGGGTACCCAGGAcggccaccaccaccaccagggACGCCACCCCAAACGGGTAGGAGTCGACAGGGACAGGCAGACGGGGCACCGGCAGCGCAATGGTAACTTTCATCCCCGCAAGGGCGCCTCGTACCAGGACAAGTTCCCCAAAGAGGAACGCAAAGACGGCAAGGACGATAAGCTGAAGTTCGTGGAAGAGGACTTT CCTTCCCTCAACCCTGAAACAACTGGAAAGCCTGGGACTCAGATGCGAGCAGTGGCTCCCCATGCTGGAGTGTGGG AAAACCCCCCTAATGGCAAACAGATGGTGTCCAAAATGCTGGTTATCAAGAAGGTTTCCAAGGAGGACCCCAGCGCGGCCTTCTCTGCGGGGTTTGCCACTGCTGGCAACTTGTCCACCAACGGCAGCAAAGCTCCCATTGCAGGCTCCAGCATCTACAAGAACCTGGTCCCAAAGCCTGCTGTGGCCCCCACCAAA agCACCCAGTGGAAATCCGGTGGTAGAGAGATCACGAAATCTGGCCTTCACATGCCAGGCCGAGATTCAGTCTTCACCAGTCCCGTCTCTGCAGCCAAACCCAGCACCCCAGTCAGTGCACCACAGCACAACACCCCGAAAGAG CACCCTTCCAGCACGACTCCTCCCATAGACATTGCCCCGTCGAGGCTGAAGCTGATGCGGCGTGGTCCGGACCGTAAGAGTGAGTTCCTGCGAGCTCTGAAGGACGAGGGCACCGGAGAGCTGACGACGAGCAGCAGCCCAGGAACATCAGGAGAG TGTGTTGTCTTGCTGTGTGAATATTCTCAGGGTGAAAGCAGCACCCCAGAGCCCAAAGCCTACAGCGAGGAAGTCTGCCACGAGAATGGTCTGTCCTACTCCCTCAGTGACTCGGACACCGACCACCTGTCCAGCTCCCTGGAGGCAGAGCACAG GTTGCTGAAGGCCATGGGTTGGCAGGAGTACCCAGAAAATGATGACAACTTCCTGCCTCTGACGGAGGACGAGCTGCGAGAGTTCCAGACTAAAACCGAACAG CTGAAGAGGAACGGCATGCAGAGGAATGGGGCTCTCCCGAGGGCGCGGGGTGTCACCCTCCACTTCACCCCCTGGAGGAGTGTGGCGGAGGCGAACGTCGAGGAGGGCTCAGAGTCCGAAACCAGTAGCAGCAGCCAGACCTCTGACGACGACGACTGCATCAAATCCTAA
- the gpbp1l1 gene encoding vasculin-like protein 1 isoform X2 has product MAQHDFVPAWLNFSTPQPAKSPAANLEKQGEPHHHRDGRTAVSRRRHNSSDGFFNNGSLRAPAGDGWQQPSLLLRHDSVDSGVAKGGHGGLAGGSCWKETPSWHGAPRGTQDGHHHHQGRHPKRVGVDRDRQTGHRQRNGNFHPRKGASYQDKFPKEERKDGKDDKLKFVEEDFPSLNPETTGKPGTQMRAVAPHAGVWENPPNGKQMVSKMLVIKKVSKEDPSAAFSAGFATAGNLSTNGSKAPIAGSSIYKNLVPKPAVAPTKSTQWKSGGREITKSGLHMPGRDSVFTSPVSAAKPSTPVSAPQHNTPKEHPSSTTPPIDIAPSRLKLMRRGPDRKSEFLRALKDEGTGELTTSSSPGTSGEGESSTPEPKAYSEEVCHENGLSYSLSDSDTDHLSSSLEAEHRLLKAMGWQEYPENDDNFLPLTEDELREFQTKTEQLKRNGMQRNGALPRARGVTLHFTPWRSVAEANVEEGSESETSSSSQTSDDDDCIKS; this is encoded by the exons ATGGCGCAGCATGACTTTGTCCCTGCCTGGCTTAACTTCTCCACGCCCCAGCCTGCcaag TCCCCTGCTGCCAACCTTGAGAAACAAGGTGAGCCCCACCACCACAGAGACGGCAGAACCGCTGTAAGCCGCCGTCGCCACAACTCCTCTGATGGCTTCTTTAACAACGGCTCCCTGCGTGCTCCAGCAG GTGATGGATGGCAGCAGCCCTCTCTGCTTCTGAGGCATGACTCAGTGGACTCGGGGGTGGCCAAAGGAGGGCATGGTGGGCTGGCAGGGGGCTCCTGTTGGAAGGAAACACCCAGCTGGCACGGAGCGCCGCGGGGTACCCAGGAcggccaccaccaccaccagggACGCCACCCCAAACGGGTAGGAGTCGACAGGGACAGGCAGACGGGGCACCGGCAGCGCAATGGTAACTTTCATCCCCGCAAGGGCGCCTCGTACCAGGACAAGTTCCCCAAAGAGGAACGCAAAGACGGCAAGGACGATAAGCTGAAGTTCGTGGAAGAGGACTTT CCTTCCCTCAACCCTGAAACAACTGGAAAGCCTGGGACTCAGATGCGAGCAGTGGCTCCCCATGCTGGAGTGTGGG AAAACCCCCCTAATGGCAAACAGATGGTGTCCAAAATGCTGGTTATCAAGAAGGTTTCCAAGGAGGACCCCAGCGCGGCCTTCTCTGCGGGGTTTGCCACTGCTGGCAACTTGTCCACCAACGGCAGCAAAGCTCCCATTGCAGGCTCCAGCATCTACAAGAACCTGGTCCCAAAGCCTGCTGTGGCCCCCACCAAA agCACCCAGTGGAAATCCGGTGGTAGAGAGATCACGAAATCTGGCCTTCACATGCCAGGCCGAGATTCAGTCTTCACCAGTCCCGTCTCTGCAGCCAAACCCAGCACCCCAGTCAGTGCACCACAGCACAACACCCCGAAAGAG CACCCTTCCAGCACGACTCCTCCCATAGACATTGCCCCGTCGAGGCTGAAGCTGATGCGGCGTGGTCCGGACCGTAAGAGTGAGTTCCTGCGAGCTCTGAAGGACGAGGGCACCGGAGAGCTGACGACGAGCAGCAGCCCAGGAACATCAGGAGAG GGTGAAAGCAGCACCCCAGAGCCCAAAGCCTACAGCGAGGAAGTCTGCCACGAGAATGGTCTGTCCTACTCCCTCAGTGACTCGGACACCGACCACCTGTCCAGCTCCCTGGAGGCAGAGCACAG GTTGCTGAAGGCCATGGGTTGGCAGGAGTACCCAGAAAATGATGACAACTTCCTGCCTCTGACGGAGGACGAGCTGCGAGAGTTCCAGACTAAAACCGAACAG CTGAAGAGGAACGGCATGCAGAGGAATGGGGCTCTCCCGAGGGCGCGGGGTGTCACCCTCCACTTCACCCCCTGGAGGAGTGTGGCGGAGGCGAACGTCGAGGAGGGCTCAGAGTCCGAAACCAGTAGCAGCAGCCAGACCTCTGACGACGACGACTGCATCAAATCCTAA